CACCAGCGCCACAAACACCCGTCGCAACCCTCACATTGAAAACCTACAACCCCGCCGCCGGAATCTGTCTGCAGTATCGCACGAATAAAGCCGCCGAGGTTGGAAGGTTAATTACGAGTCTGGGCAAGTTGGCTGGTGGTGCGGATGTTGCGGCGCTGGGGTTGGGGGCTGCGCCTGCGACTGCTGCGGCGGCGGGGACTGCTGGGGATGTTGAGATGACGGATGCGCCTGTTGCGGCTGAGGAGGGGAGTGCGGCGGCACAGACAGCGGGGCAGGCAGAAGGGAAACCCGATGTCGGGGCTAAGGGTGGGAAGTCGAAGAGGAAGGGTAAGGGGAAGCGGTGAAGTGGGTTGCACGTGTGTGTGCTGCTATTATCGGATGGGGAAAAATTAGGGTCTTGTCTGGGTAGTGAGGATGGATTGATAGGGTCTCAGGCTGTGCTTGAGTGATGCGGTTTGCCCTCGATGAAACGATATCTGGAATCCCTGCTTAACGGCTGCACGGATATACCCTTGGTCTTCGAGACTTAGCTAGTTCCTCGTGGGTATTACCTCACTTGAGACGGCAAAGGACAACCATTACGAGATAGATGGGCCTGTATCTGTACATATGAAAATCTCAGAAGGACCGGCCTTTTCCAGATCATCTTGATACCTAAGATGCTACATGTGTACTGCATACGGAGTAGGGAACAACACATTGTCCAACTGAATATACATTGATATATACTTAAGTACATTTTGGCATCGCCCATTATCCATCAATCCAAACCAAGGACAGGACACAAAAACAAGCAAGGAGATGACCACCGAAACCATAACGCCAAACCCATGCGTACCTCCAAGAATCATTCATAAACATACAGAAATATTAACAGCGCTCATGGCACGAGTCAAGGACTTTGGCGGCGAGAAAATATAAGTCCGGATATGACACGCAACCGGGGTATATAGAATTTTTCAAGCCACCTGTTTAGAAGTCATCGTCGAAGCTGAGACCAGCGTCGTTGGTGGTGGCGGACTGAGattcttccttcttcgtgCTGCTCATGACACCAGCCTTCTGGTAGTCACCAACACGCTTCTCGAAGAAGTTGGTCTTGCCAGCCAGGGAGATGTTCTCCATGAAGTCGAAGGGGTTGGTGGCGTGGTAGTATTTCTGGTTGCCCAATGCGACCAGAAGACGGTCGGCAACGAATTCGATGTACTGGGTCATGAGCTTGGCGTTCATGCCGAGCAGGGCGACAGGGAGAGCGTCAGTCAAGAACTCCTGTTCAATAGCGACAGCCTCAGTGATGATGTCCTGGACGATCTGCTTGTCGGGGCGGTGATTCAAGTGAGAGAAcagcaagcaagcaaagtCGGTGTGGAGACCCTCATCACGAGAGATCAGCTCATTGGAGAATGTAAGACCAGGCATCAGGCCACGCTTCTTCAGCCAGAAGATAGAGGCGAACGagccggagaagaagatACCCTCAACGGCGGCGAAGGCCACGAGACGCGAAGCAAAGGTGGACTCCTTGTCCTGAATCCACTTGATAGCCCAATCAGCCTTGCGTCTGATGCAAGGGACTAAATCACCAGTTAGAATCGTGTCAATTGTATAACCATGGCATTGGAAACATACTGGTATCAATAGCGTCGAAGAGGTAGGTGCGCTGCTTGGGCTCCTTAATATAGGTGTCGATGAGGAGAGAGTAGGTCTCCGAGTGGATGTTCTCAATCATGATCTGGAAACCGTAAAAGCAACGAGCTTCGGGGACCTGAACCTCACCACTGAAACGCTCAAGCAGGTTCTCATTCACAATACCGTCCGAGGCGGCGAAGAAGGCAAGGACGTGGGAGATGAAGTAACGCTCGTCATCGTTCAGGCGGTTATTCCAGTCGTGCAGATCCTTCGACAGGTCGATCTCTTCGGCGGTCCAGAAAGAGGCCTCGGCCTTCTTGTACATTTGCCAGATCTGTTGCAGAAAGCAGGATGTTAGTTTGATGCGCGTGGGAAAACCAATTTACGCGTCGACGCGTGGCGCCACTGACCTCATGGTACTTGATGGGGAAGAGAACGAAACGGTGAGGGTTCTCTTGCAAGAGAGGCTCACTGGCC
This region of Aspergillus chevalieri M1 DNA, chromosome 4, nearly complete sequence genomic DNA includes:
- the RNR2 gene encoding ribonucleotide-diphosphate reductase subunit RNR2 (COG:F;~EggNog:ENOG410PGIN;~InterPro:IPR009078,IPR000358,IPR033909,IPR012348, IPR030475;~PFAM:PF00268;~TransMembrane:1 (o225-246i);~go_function: GO:0016491 - oxidoreductase activity [Evidence IEA];~go_process: GO:0009263 - deoxyribonucleotide biosynthetic process [Evidence IEA];~go_process: GO:0055114 - oxidation-reduction process [Evidence IEA]); the encoded protein is MAAQVTPSKQTASSLENLKMSDSPVKKLNFAGKENAPAADIDATVTKPVEKPVQAPKAAPTIQELEASEPLLQENPHRFVLFPIKYHEIWQMYKKAEASFWTAEEIDLSKDLHDWNNRLNDDERYFISHVLAFFAASDGIVNENLLERFSGEVQVPEARCFYGFQIMIENIHSETYSLLIDTYIKEPKQRTYLFDAIDTIPCIRRKADWAIKWIQDKESTFASRLVAFAAVEGIFFSGSFASIFWLKKRGLMPGLTFSNELISRDEGLHTDFACLLFSHLNHRPDKQIVQDIITEAVAIEQEFLTDALPVALLGMNAKLMTQYIEFVADRLLVALGNQKYYHATNPFDFMENISLAGKTNFFEKRVGDYQKAGVMSSTKKEESQSATTNDAGLSFDDDF
- a CDS encoding SRP9/SRP21 family protein (COG:S;~EggNog:ENOG410PSP8;~InterPro:IPR039914,IPR039432;~PFAM:PF05486;~go_component: GO:0048500 - signal recognition particle [Evidence IEA];~go_process: GO:0006614 - SRP-dependent cotranslational protein targeting to membrane [Evidence IEA]); amino-acid sequence: MPYLHTPQAYLEQSALLLQAYPDSRITTKYSFPSQRPTALKKAQARQSQRQEQQQQSQDTATTPSQSTPAPQTPVATLTLKTYNPAAGICLQYRTNKAAEVGRLITSLGKLAGGADVAALGLGAAPATAAAAGTAGDVEMTDAPVAAEEGSAAAQTAGQAEGKPDVGAKGGKSKRKGKGKR